Proteins from a genomic interval of Euleptes europaea isolate rEulEur1 chromosome 18, rEulEur1.hap1, whole genome shotgun sequence:
- the LOC130490667 gene encoding olfactory receptor 6-like: MITGNITTVTHFIILGFPALKKLQLLLFFLGLTVYILTLCGHLIIISIVHIDQRLHTPMYFFLSNFSFLEIWYTSNIVPKMLEVFLDKDKTITYTGCITQLYFLITFGTAECFILAIMAYDRYLAICNPLRYPTLMSNKVCLQLAVCAWVGAFIINIPPLVSLCRLPFCGPNEINHFFCDAPPLLKLSCIKPHEAELSNFIVATSVIVSSFLLILVSYIFIIITVLKIPSSSGRQKAFSTCGSHLAVVTIFYGTLMFMYVRPTSDFSVDSVNFNKVISMFYTVITPMLNPIIYCLRNKEVKDALQKALRGNCLLSPKSSSISGGIMN, from the coding sequence ATGATCACTGGGAATATAACTACAGTAACCCACTTCATCATCTTGGGGTTCCCAGCTCTGAAGAAACTTCAACTTCTCCTCTTTTTTCTTGGGTTGACTGTCTATATCTTGACCTTGTGTGGACACCTCATCATTATTAGCATAGTGCACATTGACCAACGTCTCCACACTCCCATGTACTTTTTCCTCAGCAACTTCTCCTTCCTAGAGATATGGTATACCTCTAATATTGTTCCCAAGATGTTAGAAGTCTTCCTCGATAAAGACAAAACTATCACATACACAGGCTGCATCACACAGCTCTATTTTCTTATCACATTTGGCACAGCAGAGTGTTTCATTCTCGCAATCATGGCATATGATCGCTACTTAGCTATATGCAACCCTCTGCGCTATCCAACTCTCATGAGTAACAAAGTTTGTCTTCAGTTGGCTGTATGTGCTTGGGTTGGTGCTTTTATTATCAATATTCCACCACTAGTCTCACTGTgtaggctgccattttgtggaccAAATGAAATCAATCATTTTTTTTGTGATGCACCCCCTTTACTGAAACTTTCTTGCATTAAACCCCATGAAGCCGAACTGTCTAATTTCATTGTGGCCACCAGTGTCATTGTCAGTTCCTTCCTCCTCATACTGGTATCTTACATCTTCATCATAATCACTGTTTTGAAAATCCCCTCCTCTTCTGGGCGTCAAAAAGCCTTCTCGACTTGTGGATCCCATCTGGCCGTGGTGACTATTTTCTACGGCACCTTGATGTTCATGTATGTGCGTCCGACATCCGACTTTTCGGTGGATTCCGTGAACTTCAACAAAGTCATATCCATGTTCTACACGGTGATCACCCCCATGCTAAACCCAATCATTTACTGCTTGAGAAACAAGGAGGTCAAGGATGCCCTGCAGAAAGCACTCAGGGGGAACTGTCTGCTGTCGCCAAAATCAAGCAGCATTTCAGGTGGGATAATGAATTAG